The proteins below come from a single Oryzias latipes chromosome 14, ASM223467v1 genomic window:
- the LOC101160681 gene encoding wiskott-Aldrich syndrome protein family member 3-like isoform X2 — protein MCDQQHAVGHHSPAQQSENEKSFVVKDADLTQDRIDRLAVKVTQLDSGVEEVSLKDINMRKAFRSSAVQNQQVLSKSSTPSCVADMYNSCDRPPPLTTLSSYREDSIDAMKFYSDPSYFFDLWKEKMLQDTEDKRKERRRQRDQKRCVESSTFQRDIKKVRKARNRRQEWNIMAFDKELRPDHRHPQTLRRGASSEGSLSPDGRPELLGYPVPPVPAQVPSSCDRSHDGVSRNAQPSPPVEHEYHCIDVNYKRVTYADHIEASVCPPTEYHSIAPIPVSGLPIPSAKTAFGFPLPPTPHNGVLPVGPGCPLPPVPPPIPPPPSLPSPAAPSHLPGHIEGSGVETKPVRDARSDLLSAIRIGIQLKKVQEQQEQQSKQEPVGNDVATILSRRIAVEYSDSEEDSDLDENEWSD, from the exons ATGTGTGACCAACAACACGCTGTCGGCCATCATTCGCCAGCTCAGCAGTCTGA aaaTGAGAAAAGCTTTGTTGTGAAGGAtgcagatttaacacag GATCGCATCGATCGTTTGGCCGTCAAAGTCACCCAGCTGGACTCAGGCGTGGAAGAAG TTTCTCTGAAGGACATAAACATGAGGAAGGCATTCAGAAGCTCTGCAGTTCAGAACCAGCAGGTTTTGTCCAAAAGCAGCACTCCCAGCTGTGTGGCCGACATGTACAACAGCTGTGACAGGCCTCCTCCTCTCACCACACTCTCCTCCTACAG AGAAGACTCCATCGATGCGATGAAGTTCTACTCAGACCCTTCATACTTTTTTGACCTGTGGAAGGAGAAAATGCTTCAAGACACAGAAGACAAGAGGAAAGAAAGGCGGAGGCAAAGG GACCAGAAGAGATGTGTGGAGAGCAGCACGTTTCAACGTGACATTAAGAAGGTGAGAAAGGCTCGTAACCGTAGGCAAGAGTGGAACATCATGGCTTTTGATAAGGAACTGCGCCCAGACCACCGACACCCGCAGACCCTTCGGCGAGGGGCCTCCTCAGAGGGCTCCCTCTCCCCAGATGGCAG GCCTGAGCTCCTGGGATATCCAGTACCTCCAGTACCAGCACAGGTTCCTTCCAGCTGTGACAGGTCCCATGACGGCGTATCCAGGAATGCACAGCCCTCACCGCCCGTGGAGCACGAATACCACTGCATTGATGTCAACTACAAGAGAGTAACCTACGCAGACCACATAGAGGCTTCCGTTTGTCCACCCACAGAGTACCA CTCGATCGCTCCAATTCCTGTCTCAGGCCTGCCCATCCCATCAGCAAAGACAGCCTTTGGTTTTCCTCTACCACCAACTCCTCATAACGGAGTTTTACCTGTAGGCCCAGGATGCCCACTCCCACCTGTACCCCCACCCATTCCCCCACCTCCATCTCTTCCATCCCCCGCTGCACCCTCACACCTCCCCGGACACATTGAAGGCAGCGGGGTAGAAACTAAACCTGTGAGAGATGCCAGAAGTGATCTACTGTCTGCCATCCGCATTG GCATCCAGCTGAAGAAAGTTCAAGAGCAGCAAGAGCAGCAAAGCAAGCAGGAACCAGTAGGGAACGACGTGGCAACCATCCTTTCCCGTCGCATTGCAGTGGAATACAGTGACTCCGAGGAGGATTCAGACCTGGATGAAAATGAGTGGTCAGACTAA
- the LOC101160681 gene encoding wiskott-Aldrich syndrome protein family member 3-like isoform X1: MPLVRRNIEPRHLCQGPVPGRIGNELECVTNNTLSAIIRQLSSLSKQAENVFGELFNEANTFYVRANSLQDRIDRLAVKVTQLDSGVEEVSLKDINMRKAFRSSAVQNQQVLSKSSTPSCVADMYNSCDRPPPLTTLSSYREDSIDAMKFYSDPSYFFDLWKEKMLQDTEDKRKERRRQRDQKRCVESSTFQRDIKKVRKARNRRQEWNIMAFDKELRPDHRHPQTLRRGASSEGSLSPDGRPELLGYPVPPVPAQVPSSCDRSHDGVSRNAQPSPPVEHEYHCIDVNYKRVTYADHIEASVCPPTEYHSIAPIPVSGLPIPSAKTAFGFPLPPTPHNGVLPVGPGCPLPPVPPPIPPPPSLPSPAAPSHLPGHIEGSGVETKPVRDARSDLLSAIRIGIQLKKVQEQQEQQSKQEPVGNDVATILSRRIAVEYSDSEEDSDLDENEWSD; encoded by the exons ATGCCTTTGGTCAGGAGGAACATCGAGCCTCGGCACCTGTGCCAAGGCCCTGTGCCGGGCAGGATCGGGAATGAGCTTGAATGTGTGACCAACAACACGCTGTCGGCCATCATTCGCCAGCTCAGCAGTCTGA GTAAACAGGCAGAAAACGTTTTTGGGGAgctttttaatgaagcaaacaCCTTTTATGTGCGTGCAAACTCTCTTCAGGATCGCATCGATCGTTTGGCCGTCAAAGTCACCCAGCTGGACTCAGGCGTGGAAGAAG TTTCTCTGAAGGACATAAACATGAGGAAGGCATTCAGAAGCTCTGCAGTTCAGAACCAGCAGGTTTTGTCCAAAAGCAGCACTCCCAGCTGTGTGGCCGACATGTACAACAGCTGTGACAGGCCTCCTCCTCTCACCACACTCTCCTCCTACAG AGAAGACTCCATCGATGCGATGAAGTTCTACTCAGACCCTTCATACTTTTTTGACCTGTGGAAGGAGAAAATGCTTCAAGACACAGAAGACAAGAGGAAAGAAAGGCGGAGGCAAAGG GACCAGAAGAGATGTGTGGAGAGCAGCACGTTTCAACGTGACATTAAGAAGGTGAGAAAGGCTCGTAACCGTAGGCAAGAGTGGAACATCATGGCTTTTGATAAGGAACTGCGCCCAGACCACCGACACCCGCAGACCCTTCGGCGAGGGGCCTCCTCAGAGGGCTCCCTCTCCCCAGATGGCAG GCCTGAGCTCCTGGGATATCCAGTACCTCCAGTACCAGCACAGGTTCCTTCCAGCTGTGACAGGTCCCATGACGGCGTATCCAGGAATGCACAGCCCTCACCGCCCGTGGAGCACGAATACCACTGCATTGATGTCAACTACAAGAGAGTAACCTACGCAGACCACATAGAGGCTTCCGTTTGTCCACCCACAGAGTACCA CTCGATCGCTCCAATTCCTGTCTCAGGCCTGCCCATCCCATCAGCAAAGACAGCCTTTGGTTTTCCTCTACCACCAACTCCTCATAACGGAGTTTTACCTGTAGGCCCAGGATGCCCACTCCCACCTGTACCCCCACCCATTCCCCCACCTCCATCTCTTCCATCCCCCGCTGCACCCTCACACCTCCCCGGACACATTGAAGGCAGCGGGGTAGAAACTAAACCTGTGAGAGATGCCAGAAGTGATCTACTGTCTGCCATCCGCATTG GCATCCAGCTGAAGAAAGTTCAAGAGCAGCAAGAGCAGCAAAGCAAGCAGGAACCAGTAGGGAACGACGTGGCAACCATCCTTTCCCGTCGCATTGCAGTGGAATACAGTGACTCCGAGGAGGATTCAGACCTGGATGAAAATGAGTGGTCAGACTAA